The following are encoded together in the Parabacteroides chongii genome:
- a CDS encoding nucleotidyltransferase domain-containing protein — protein sequence MNRPDIVHKIKEILHRVAPGAEVILYGSEARGDARPNSDIDILILVDKDHLSYNDITAITYPLYDLELTEQVSISPLVYTKKQWQNRPFKTPFYINVINEGIRL from the coding sequence ATGAACAGACCTGATATTGTACATAAAATAAAAGAGATTTTACATCGGGTAGCACCTGGTGCAGAAGTTATTCTGTACGGTTCGGAAGCGAGGGGTGATGCCAGGCCGAATTCTGATATAGACATTTTAATATTGGTTGATAAAGACCATTTATCCTATAATGATATCACCGCTATCACCTATCCCCTATACGATTTAGAATTGACAGAACAAGTGAGTATCAGCCCATTGGTATATACCAAAAAACAATGGCAAAACCGACCGTTCAAAACTCCATTTTATATAAATGTAATCAATGAGGGTATCAGATTATGA
- a CDS encoding CHC2 zinc finger domain-containing protein, with the protein MNIQQLKNANPIERVAARYGSLQKAGVNYKMLCPFHDDHHPSLMLHVGKQFFKCHACGAGGDVIALVMEMEHCSFAEATHIIDNGQLTIDNEKERKGALPRASKKACIPPPTQAPSHNCQSKPSPSPNCQLSTVNCQFKASLLPYASGHSELSPTWLDFGVGLAPAFVPDTFRAMRSRIVFPIYDAEKMLTGFGARRIDNGLPDAAADSSPKYINTANNGLFDKSRTLYGIHRATEAIRKEGFVFMVEGYKDVLAMHAAGFCHTVALCGTALTDGQADILSRYTSCLHLLLDGDGPGQKAAAKIAAERQRQFSVRTSSIPGGKDPDELFRRLGKAGFRTYLHHLTAQGCYSARRLLGYCLRQPSLAPLLEGMLEADDMRFADSDYNDLLHCLALQEECPEELQVFAGYLEELLPKLFPALPELPGVPEGMTDEQIPLSHEVMLRILLTEYYEEKIIGEGRRLRRQIQSVDPADRPTLFRDLHRQLRHLSQITREAERTAAVDERWF; encoded by the coding sequence ATGAACATCCAACAATTAAAAAATGCCAACCCTATCGAACGGGTGGCGGCGCGTTATGGAAGCCTTCAGAAGGCAGGTGTAAACTACAAGATGCTATGCCCGTTTCACGACGACCATCATCCGTCACTGATGCTGCATGTGGGCAAACAGTTTTTCAAATGCCATGCCTGCGGGGCGGGAGGCGATGTGATCGCGCTGGTGATGGAGATGGAGCATTGCTCGTTTGCCGAAGCAACACATATAATTGACAATGGACAATTGACAATTGACAATGAGAAAGAGAGAAAAGGAGCCCTTCCAAGAGCAAGCAAGAAGGCCTGCATCCCCCCTCCAACACAAGCCCCATCCCACAACTGTCAATCCAAACCCTCCCCATCCCCTAATTGTCAATTGTCAACTGTCAATTGTCAATTCAAAGCCTCGCTTTTGCCCTACGCCTCCGGCCACAGCGAACTCTCTCCCACCTGGCTCGACTTCGGGGTCGGATTGGCTCCGGCCTTCGTGCCCGATACTTTCCGTGCGATGCGCAGCCGCATTGTCTTCCCGATCTACGATGCGGAAAAGATGCTGACGGGTTTCGGTGCACGCCGTATCGACAATGGCCTGCCGGACGCAGCAGCCGACAGTTCCCCCAAATACATCAACACCGCCAACAACGGGCTGTTCGACAAGAGCCGCACGCTCTATGGGATTCACCGGGCAACAGAGGCGATCCGCAAGGAGGGCTTCGTTTTTATGGTGGAAGGATATAAGGATGTCCTCGCCATGCATGCCGCCGGATTCTGTCACACGGTGGCTTTATGTGGGACAGCGCTGACCGACGGGCAGGCGGATATTCTCTCGCGCTACACCTCCTGCCTGCATCTTCTGCTCGACGGTGACGGGCCCGGACAGAAGGCTGCCGCAAAGATTGCCGCCGAACGGCAGCGTCAGTTCAGTGTACGTACTTCCTCTATCCCCGGCGGCAAGGATCCCGACGAGTTGTTCCGCCGGCTGGGGAAGGCCGGTTTTCGCACCTATCTGCATCATCTGACCGCACAGGGTTGTTATTCGGCACGCCGTCTGCTGGGGTATTGCCTGCGACAGCCGTCGCTCGCTCCTTTGCTCGAAGGGATGCTCGAAGCGGACGATATGCGGTTTGCCGACAGCGATTACAATGACTTGCTGCATTGCCTGGCGTTGCAGGAGGAGTGTCCGGAGGAGTTGCAGGTGTTCGCCGGTTACCTGGAAGAGTTGCTGCCGAAGTTGTTTCCGGCCCTCCCCGAATTGCCGGGCGTACCGGAGGGGATGACGGATGAGCAGATCCCGCTATCGCACGAGGTCATGCTCCGGATACTTCTCACGGAGTATTACGAAGAAAAGATCATCGGTGAAGGCCGCCGTTTGCGTCGGCAGATACAGTCCGTCGACCCGGCTGACCGCCCTACCCTCTTCCGCGACCTTCATCGTCAGCTCCGTCACCTCTCACAGATCACCCGCGAGGCGGAACGGACGGCGGCAGTGGATGAGAGGTGGTTTTAA
- a CDS encoding replicative DNA helicase yields MTKEANKQQQFPLPLPATEEMERAVILAVIAQSNAIADVAERLLPDMFTNPDYRLVYRAMTALHDREADIDMLSIESEMRLLEPEQAARLNGLGFIADHLLTVRNASHIRTYAAAVVRCWVLRRLCADMKEHAIKAHEPAVDVVSLLGQVHKGVQKLEDFFAVSSTTHAAGEVSRRILDTIYREQSLHAAGEMQQLTTGIAEFDRHLGGLYRGEQLVLAGRPSMGKTALALHMALAVARKGKRVCFFSLEMTERQLVSRLLCMLSGVEPDKLRFKQLAEDDRAKLEAAAEELDRLPLFLNYCSGCTFEEIRAKTMALHRRMPLDLIIVDYLNLIQVNPAGRGEVRDTMDLALGDVCRKLKNLIMEADVAGIVLAQLNRNCEARQDHVPVMSDLRNSGEIEQIADSIAFVYRPEQYREYYDKHTKEDMRGVGQLFIAKNRNGATGEVRFRYNASLTQIYPYKNKLP; encoded by the coding sequence ATGACAAAAGAAGCAAACAAACAACAACAGTTCCCGCTCCCCCTCCCGGCTACGGAAGAGATGGAACGTGCCGTTATCCTGGCCGTTATCGCACAAAGCAATGCCATTGCCGACGTGGCGGAGCGTCTCCTGCCCGATATGTTTACCAACCCCGACTACCGCCTGGTCTACCGTGCCATGACGGCGCTCCACGACCGCGAGGCGGACATCGATATGCTGAGCATCGAAAGTGAAATGCGCCTGCTCGAACCTGAGCAGGCGGCGCGTCTGAACGGGTTGGGATTTATTGCCGACCATCTGCTGACGGTGCGCAATGCGTCGCATATCCGGACGTATGCTGCTGCGGTGGTGCGTTGCTGGGTGTTGCGCCGGCTATGTGCCGATATGAAAGAGCATGCGATCAAGGCGCACGAACCGGCGGTCGACGTGGTGTCGCTGCTCGGACAGGTGCACAAGGGCGTTCAGAAGCTGGAGGATTTCTTTGCCGTCAGCAGTACCACACACGCCGCCGGGGAGGTGAGCCGCCGCATCCTCGATACGATTTACCGCGAACAGAGCTTGCATGCCGCCGGAGAGATGCAGCAACTGACGACGGGCATCGCGGAGTTCGACCGTCATCTGGGCGGTCTTTACCGGGGCGAACAGCTGGTACTGGCGGGTCGTCCTTCGATGGGGAAGACGGCGCTGGCGCTCCACATGGCGTTGGCGGTGGCGCGCAAAGGGAAGCGGGTTTGTTTCTTCAGCCTGGAGATGACGGAACGGCAACTGGTGAGCCGCCTGCTTTGTATGCTGAGCGGCGTGGAGCCCGACAAGCTGCGTTTCAAGCAACTGGCGGAAGACGACCGGGCGAAGCTGGAGGCGGCGGCCGAGGAGCTGGATCGCCTGCCGCTTTTCCTGAACTATTGCAGCGGCTGCACGTTCGAGGAGATCCGGGCGAAGACGATGGCGCTGCACCGTCGGATGCCGCTCGACCTGATCATCGTGGATTACCTCAACCTGATACAGGTGAATCCTGCCGGGCGTGGCGAGGTGAGGGACACGATGGATCTGGCGTTGGGCGATGTGTGCCGTAAGCTGAAGAACCTGATCATGGAGGCGGATGTGGCGGGTATCGTACTGGCGCAATTGAACCGTAACTGTGAGGCGCGTCAGGATCATGTCCCGGTGATGAGCGACCTGCGTAACTCGGGCGAGATCGAGCAGATAGCGGACAGCATCGCGTTTGTCTACCGTCCGGAGCAGTACCGCGAGTATTACGACAAGCATACGAAGGAGGATATGCGCGGCGTGGGCCAGTTGTTCATCGCCAAGAACCGCAACGGGGCGACGGGCGAAGTGCGTTTCCGGTACAATGCCAGCCTGACGCAAATTTATCCGTACAAAAACAAATTACCATGA